Proteins encoded within one genomic window of Vanrija pseudolonga chromosome 3, complete sequence:
- the SPAPB1E7.08c_0 gene encoding putative MFS-type transporterc has product MLASSPPTTTTPGNMATNHLEKEQPNADPSHLAPHLEQEKKRDSLGYAHDDDATVVVIDDGKTTIPKGTYDPVYEAKARVLNDAIQDIGMGWYQWQLFIVVGFGWASDNMWPITTSLILPAIKNEYPVAHPQFLTLAQNIGLLAGALFWGFGCDIFGRRQAFNLTLGVTAVWGMIAAGSPSFAAAAVFAAFWSFGVGGNLPVDSAVFLEFLPASHQYLLTVLSLDWALAQVVANLIAWPLLGYRTCAEPEGCTRSKNMGWRYFVICMGGITLLMFVIRFLFFTIYESPKYLMGKGKDEEAVQIVHEVARRNGKTSNLTLDDLKACEPPNYVAPTSAADTLKRELQNVNLDHVKEVFKTKKLAFSTTLIILVWALIGLGYPLYNAFLPLILSTKSFNGEKVSVTHTYRDTLIIAVMGVPGALVGAAFSEVPGIGRKGILSASCILTGVFLYLSTIATNSGGFLGYNCAYNFTSSIMYAVLYAYTPELFSTANRGTGNALTASANRIFGIMAPLVNAFAPKNTPAPVYVSGALFIVGGLLVILMPFESRGKAAL; this is encoded by the exons ATGCTGGCATCCTCCCCacccacaacaacaacaccagGCAACATGGCGACCAACCACTTGGAAAAGGAGCAACCCAACGCCGATCCCAGCCACCTGGCCCCCCACCTCGagcaggagaagaagcgcgacAGCCTGGGCtacgcgcacgacgacgatgccacCGTCGTGGTgatcgacgacggcaagacgaCCATCCCAAAGGGCACATATGACCCCGTGTACGAGGCCAAGGCTCGCGTGCTCAACGATGCG ATTCAGGACATTGGAATGGGCTGGTACCAGTGGCAGCTGTTCATT GTTGTCGGCTTTGGCTGGGCTTCGGACAACATGTGGCCCATCACGAC CTCGCTCATCCTCCCGGCCATCAAGAACGAGTACCCCGTGGCGCACCCCCAGTTCCTCACTCTCGCCCAAAACATCGGCCTTCTCGCGGGTGCCCTCTTCTGGGGCTTTGGCTGCGACATCTTTGGCCGTCGTCAGGCCTTCAACCTCACCCTTGGTGTTACCGCCGTCTGGGGCATGATCGCTGCCGGCTCGCCCAGCtttgctgccgccgccgtcttcgCCGCGTTCTGGTCGTTCGGTGTGGGCGGTAACCTTCCtgtcgactcggccgtcTTCCTCGAGTTCCTCCCCGCCTCGCACCAGTACCTCCTGACTGTGCTCTCCCTCGACTGGGCCCTTGCCCAGGTCGTTGCCAACCTTATCGCCTGGCCTCTGCTCGGCTACAGGACCTGCGCTGAGCCCGAGGGCTGCACCCGCTCCAAGAACATGGGCTGGCGCTACTTTGTCATCTGCATGGGTGGCATCACGCTCCTCATGTTCGTTATCCGCTTCCTCTTCTTCACCATCTACGAGTCCCCCAAGTACCTCatgggcaagggcaaggacgaggaggctgTTCAGATCGTTCACGAGGTTGCCCGTCGTAACGGCAAGACGTCCAACCTCACGCTTGACGACCTCAAGGCCTGCGAACCCCCCAACTACGTTGCCCCTACCTCGGCTGCCGACACCCTCAAGCGTGAGCTGCAGaacgtcaacctcgaccacgTCAAGGAGGTATTCAAGACTAAGAAGCTCGCCTTCTCCACGACGCTCATCATCCTTGTTTGGGCGctcatcggcctcggctACCCTCTTTACAACGCCTTCCTCCCCTTGATCCTCAGCACCAAGTCGTTCAACGGCGAGAAGGTCTCAGTCACTCACACCTACCGCGACACGCTCATCATCGCCGTCATGGGCGTTCCCGGTgcgctcgtcggtgccgccTTCTCCGAGGTGCCCGGCATCGGCCGCAAGGGTATCCTCTCTGCCTCGTGCATCCTCACTGGTGTCTTCCTCTACCTGAGCACCATTGCTACCAACTCGGGCGGCTTCCTCGGCTACAACTGCGCCTACAACTTCACCTCGAGCATCATGTACGCCGTGCTCTACGCCTACACACCCGAGCTCTTCTCGACTGCCAACCGCGGCACGGGTAACGCGCTCACGGCTTCGGCCAACCGTATCTTCGGTATCATGGCCCCTCTGGTCAACGCGTTCGCCCCCAAGAACACGCCCGCCCCAGTCTACGTCTCGGGCGCCCTCTtcatcgtcggcggcctgctcgtcaTCCTCATGCCCTTCGAGTCGCGTGGCAAGGCTGCCCTCTAG
- the SPAC1002.16c_0 gene encoding putative transporterc has protein sequence MTTGDAGACTPGTASERTPLLAATPVKPGTPVDRHLAIRLPPSLAGLDEDALQRMDRSVTRKVDTLLLPILIILYILNFIDRNNVATANIGGMTVDLGMSAKDFSTAVSVLFISYISFQIPSNIVAARTSRPGIYICLMCALWGAVSACTGAVRSFRGLVVCRLLLGVTEAAFFPGAMFLLTLFYTKKQMALRAAILYTGSQFGNAFGGLFALACMQLEGYRGLRGWRWLFIVEGLLTVAAAFVFALIIPNRPESFGWLTPVERDRLKYVLEQDRFTKDAGDEIGSWDAFKLAVTDVKVWFVAAALTCNYIASGVVNFFPMVVKGLGFSDTTTLWLTSPPYLLCAVVISIVGWHSDKVQERTMHVVVSFCVCIVAMVLALTTTSFAPRYLAMMIMPSSFYSASIVMLSWMSSSIVGPSVKRAIAIALINSIDNSPNIWTPYLYFDPPRYTVAFIVNLVASVLLIIVVLAKRQYLVKQNRKLDRGEDLGPNGPTRVQIEAGFRFQL, from the exons ATGACCACGGGGGACGCCGGGGCGTGCACCCCgggcacggcgagcgagcgcacgccCCTGCTCGCTGCGACGCCAGTGAAGCCCGGCACGCCGGTCGATCGGCACCTGGCCATCCGCCTCccgccgtcgttggcggggctggacgaggacgctCTGCAGCGCATGGACCGCAGCGTGACGCGCAAGGTCGATACGCTCCTCCTGCCGATCCTAATCATCCTGTACATCCTCAACTTTATCGACCGCAACA ACGTCGCGACGGCAAACATCGGTGGCATGACCGTCGACCTCGGGATGAGCGCCAAGGACTTCTCAACGGCCGTGTCGGTGCTCTTCATCAGCTATA tctCGTTCCAGATCCCGTCCAAcatcgtcgcggcgcgcacgtccCGCCCCGGGATCTACATCTGCCTCATGTGTGCCCTGTGGGGCGCCGTGTCGGCTTGTACTGGCGCCGTGCGGAGCTTCCGCGGTCTGGTCGTGTGCCGATTGCTGCTTGGAGTGACCGAAGCGGCCTTCTTCCCTG GCGCAATGTTTCTCCTCACGCTCTTCTATACCAAGAAGCAGatggcgctgcgcgccgccatccTGTACACCGGCTCGCAGTTCGGCAACGCATTCGGTGGCCTCTTCGCCCTCGCGTGTATGCAGCTCGAGGGTTACCGCGGGCTGCgaggctggcgctggctcttCATCGTCGAGG GCCTTCTTACCGTCGCTGCGGCCTTTGTCTTTGCCTTGATCATCCCGAACCGCCCCGAGTCGTTCGGTTGGCTCACTCCTGTAGAACGTGACCGGCTCAAGTACGTTCTCGAGCAGGACAGGTTCACGAAGGACGCGGGAGACGAGATCGGATCCTGGGACGCGTTCAAGCTCGCGGTCACGGAC GTCAAGGTCTGgttcgtcgccgccgccctgaCATGTAACTACATCGCCTCGGGAGTGGTCAACTTCTTCCCGATGGTGGTCAAGGGCCTAGGCTTCAGCGACACGACAACGCTGTGGctcacgtcgccgccgtacCTGCTCTGCGCAGTCGTCATCTCCATCGTCGGGTGGCATTCGGACAAGGTGCAAGAACGCACAATGCACGTCGTGGTCTCGTTCTGCGTGTGTATCGTCGCCATGGTTCTCGCGCTCACCACGACATCCTTCGCGCCGCGCTACCTCGCCATGATGAtcatgccgtcgtcgttctaCTCGGCATCAATCGTCATGCTCTCGTGGATGTCGTCGAGCATCGTCGGCCCGTCCGTCAAGCGCGCCATCGCGATCGCGCTCATCAACTCGATCGACAACTCGCCCAACATCTGGACACCGTACCTCTACTTCGACCCGCCGCGATACACCGTCGCGTTCATCGTCAATCTCGTCGCGTCGGTACTGCTCATCATCGTGGtgctcgccaagcgccagtACCTCGTCAAACAGAATCGCAAGCTCGACCGAGGGGAGGACCTGGGACCGAACGGTCCGACTCGTGTACAGATAGAGGCTGGGTTTAGGTTCCAGCTGTAG